ACAACCCGCTATACCCGTTATTTATCAAGGACAGTTTGGGGAGTACACGATTAACGAGAGTGATCGTTGGAGTGTGATCCTTTATCGAACTGGCTTAATTATAGCAGCCTTATGCTTTACCATAGCAACCGGATTAGTTTTGTTCCAAGGAAATAATCCTTTGGTTATACAAGCATTAACCCCCATCTACTTCTGTTTTTGGTTTGGGTTAGGGTTGAGTTTAGTCATGATTCATATTTATTTAATCCCTTTACACCAATTATTACAACTTTTTTGGTTAATTGGGGGAATTGCTTCTGCGATTTTTGCTTGGGTGGATGACGAACCTTTAGCGTTAACCATTTATCATCATCCCTATACCTTATTTGGGGTAGGGTTTACCTTTGTTGCGTTAACGGGGATTTATTTTAAAGAAGCCTTCTGTTTTAACCGCATGGAAACCAAACTATTAACGCCTCTTGTTCCTTTATTATTACTAGGATTTATTGCGGGAGTTTGGTCGGTTTCTGCTCAAAAAATTTTCTTAGCATTTTGGGCGATTCAATTTGTCATTTTTGCAGGTCGAAAAATCTTTC
This genomic stretch from Planktothrix sp. FACHB-1365 harbors:
- a CDS encoding DUF2301 domain-containing membrane protein; this encodes MVQTEQPAIPVIYQGQFGEYTINESDRWSVILYRTGLIIAALCFTIATGLVLFQGNNPLVIQALTPIYFCFWFGLGLSLVMIHIYLIPLHQLLQLFWLIGGIASAIFAWVDDEPLALTIYHHPYTLFGVGFTFVALTGIYFKEAFCFNRMETKLLTPLVPLLLLGFIAGVWSVSAQKIFLAFWAIQFVIFAGRKIFQDIPGDIGDKSVFDYLKNRQSA